In the genome of Nitrosopumilus sp., one region contains:
- the rqcH gene encoding ribosome rescue protein RqcH, which translates to MALSGIELRYLVDKISEQVQGYYISNIYGITKDSILFKLHHTEKSDLFMMISISGVWLTAVKIDQMEPNRLLKRLRNDLLRLKLKKIEQIGAERIAYFTFEGFGKEFVLVGEFFGDGNILLCNKDMKILALQHSIDVRHRKLRVGLEYTQPPSGSLDIFNIKESDFDELKTTDLVAAKWFGRTLGLPKKYVEAVFEIAKVDGKKIGNLLTNEEIQTIFETVKKIVSDVVSGNHDAVIIRNEKTEVLPVKLGKLEGEITPVNSFIEGLDTVFTENIITKGKSIQTSSSDKKIKELQTQISEQEKAIETVKERSKNITNVANSIFEMVSKGVLSIEDTTAQEILANNNAKLVNEKGISLIIVQDEKIKINTKSPLQSIASVLFNEAKKQSAAIPSIQSIKEKTEKKLEKFENKTESEKDLIVVSEIRKKNWYERYRWFFTTDGYLTVGGRDAASNSAVIRKHLAKNDKVFHGDIFGSPFFILKDADHAPDSSMNEIAHATVCFSRAWREGMYGVSAYWVHPDQIKKSAPSGEFLPKGSFTIEGQRNFIKSETLRLAVGIIKQDDDYILACGPPEPIKKYSILYAIIEPHGSEMVETAKKIRIEFSKLEEPIAKNIPIDDYVRTLPAGKSQIIKVEYGDAIPIPL; encoded by the coding sequence ATGGCATTATCTGGTATCGAATTACGGTATTTAGTTGATAAAATTTCAGAACAAGTTCAGGGTTACTATATTAGCAATATTTATGGAATTACAAAAGATAGTATTCTCTTCAAACTACATCATACTGAAAAAAGCGATCTCTTTATGATGATATCAATCTCTGGGGTTTGGTTAACTGCAGTAAAGATAGATCAAATGGAACCAAACAGATTGCTCAAAAGATTACGAAATGATCTTTTGAGATTAAAATTAAAAAAAATTGAACAAATCGGAGCTGAAAGAATAGCATATTTTACGTTTGAAGGATTTGGCAAAGAGTTTGTATTGGTAGGGGAATTCTTTGGGGATGGCAACATTTTACTTTGTAACAAGGACATGAAAATTCTTGCATTACAACATTCTATAGATGTAAGACATAGAAAACTAAGAGTCGGTCTAGAATATACACAACCACCAAGTGGCAGTCTTGATATTTTTAACATTAAAGAATCAGACTTCGATGAATTAAAAACTACAGATTTAGTTGCAGCAAAATGGTTTGGAAGAACTTTGGGTTTACCCAAAAAATATGTTGAAGCAGTTTTTGAAATTGCAAAAGTTGATGGGAAAAAAATTGGAAATTTATTGACTAATGAAGAAATTCAAACAATTTTTGAAACTGTAAAGAAAATTGTTTCAGATGTGGTTTCTGGAAATCATGATGCTGTGATCATTAGAAATGAAAAAACTGAAGTTCTTCCTGTCAAATTAGGAAAACTAGAAGGAGAAATTACACCAGTAAATAGTTTCATTGAAGGACTAGATACTGTATTTACTGAAAATATCATAACAAAAGGAAAATCAATCCAAACAAGTAGTTCAGATAAAAAAATTAAGGAACTACAAACACAAATCTCTGAACAAGAAAAAGCAATTGAAACAGTAAAAGAAAGATCTAAGAATATCACAAATGTTGCAAATTCCATTTTTGAAATGGTATCAAAAGGAGTTTTATCGATAGAGGATACTACAGCTCAAGAAATACTAGCAAATAATAATGCAAAATTGGTTAATGAAAAAGGAATTTCATTAATAATTGTTCAAGATGAAAAAATAAAGATTAACACTAAATCTCCACTCCAATCAATTGCATCAGTATTATTCAATGAAGCAAAAAAACAATCAGCAGCAATTCCTTCAATTCAATCTATTAAAGAAAAAACAGAGAAAAAATTGGAAAAATTTGAGAATAAAACAGAATCTGAAAAAGATTTGATTGTAGTTTCAGAAATTAGAAAAAAAAATTGGTATGAAAGATACAGATGGTTCTTTACAACTGATGGGTACCTTACTGTTGGTGGAAGAGATGCAGCATCAAATTCAGCTGTAATCCGAAAACATTTAGCAAAAAATGATAAAGTATTTCATGGTGACATTTTTGGTTCACCATTTTTTATTTTAAAAGATGCTGATCATGCACCTGATTCAAGTATGAATGAAATTGCACATGCAACAGTTTGTTTTAGTAGAGCTTGGAGAGAAGGAATGTATGGTGTAAGTGCTTATTGGGTTCATCCAGATCAAATAAAAAAATCTGCACCTAGTGGAGAATTTTTACCTAAAGGATCATTTACTATTGAAGGACAAAGAAATTTTATCAAATCTGAAACTCTTAGACTTGCAGTTGGTATCATCAAGCAAGATGATGATTATATTTTAGCATGCGGTCCACCAGAACCCATTAAAAAATATTCTATCTTGTATGCAATAATTGAACCACACGGATCAGAAATGGTTGAAACAGCTAAAAAAATTAGAATTGAATTTTCAAAGTTAGAAGAACCAATTGCAAAAAATATTCCAATAGATGATTATGTACGTACATTACCAGCTGGTAAAAGCCAAATCATCAAAGTTGAATACGGCGATGCAATTCCAATTCCTTTGTAA
- the cbiT gene encoding precorrin-6Y C5,15-methyltransferase (decarboxylating) subunit CbiT has product MWKFKTPGIPDEEFERIEKVPITKEEIRVVQISKARLKPGQIIYDIGCGSGSISIEAALQIESSGKVLAIDYDENAIELTKKNMKKFDVTNISLIHGNAKEAILKLEEADTIFIGGTGGDTKEIVELSENKLKSGGRIVVGIILIETLYSVLQALNRLQFESVDITQVTISKSRKTSTGTMMLARNPVTIISATKI; this is encoded by the coding sequence ATGTGGAAATTTAAAACACCTGGTATTCCTGATGAAGAATTTGAGAGGATAGAAAAAGTTCCCATTACAAAAGAAGAGATAAGAGTTGTTCAAATTAGTAAAGCTAGACTAAAACCAGGTCAAATTATTTATGATATAGGATGTGGAAGTGGTTCAATTTCTATTGAAGCTGCACTTCAAATAGAATCATCAGGTAAAGTATTGGCTATTGATTATGATGAAAATGCAATTGAGTTAACCAAAAAGAATATGAAAAAATTTGATGTTACAAATATTTCTCTAATCCATGGAAATGCTAAAGAAGCAATTTTGAAACTTGAAGAAGCAGATACTATTTTCATTGGGGGGACAGGCGGAGACACAAAGGAAATTGTTGAGCTTTCTGAGAACAAACTAAAATCTGGTGGAAGAATAGTGGTTGGAATAATATTGATTGAAACACTCTATTCAGTTTTACAAGCATTAAACAGATTACAATTTGAATCTGTAGATATCACTCAAGTTACCATTTCTAAGAGTAGAAAAACTAGTACAGGAACAATGATGCTTGCAAGAAATCCGGTTACAATCATTTCTGCTACTAAAATCTAA
- the cobI gene encoding precorrin-2 C(20)-methyltransferase: MPGLIGIGVGPGDVDLLTVKAVKAIQNADIIMCPASKEDRPSIALAVVSPIIDKSKNQEIVKLIFPMTKDKDVLEATWKKNAKIMAETVLTGKNVVYLTVGDPFLYSTWIYMHKDLTENYPDMDISVIPGIVSMFTFASKVGVSIAEGAEKVAIIPSCYDLSSVKEIAKNSESMIFLKDGRYFDQVIEVLKESGFPDNSIFAIGQDLGTENEIIRKMTLGEVNDSSLTTKYFSILVVKRV; encoded by the coding sequence ATGCCTGGATTGATTGGAATTGGAGTAGGTCCAGGGGATGTTGATCTACTTACTGTAAAAGCTGTAAAGGCAATTCAGAATGCAGATATCATTATGTGTCCTGCATCAAAAGAAGATAGACCAAGTATTGCACTTGCAGTTGTATCTCCCATTATTGATAAATCTAAAAATCAAGAGATTGTAAAACTAATTTTTCCAATGACTAAAGACAAGGATGTTCTTGAAGCAACATGGAAGAAAAATGCAAAAATAATGGCGGAAACAGTTCTCACTGGAAAAAATGTTGTATATCTTACAGTAGGTGATCCATTCTTGTATAGTACTTGGATATACATGCATAAAGATCTCACAGAGAATTATCCTGACATGGACATTTCTGTAATTCCTGGAATTGTGTCAATGTTTACATTTGCATCAAAAGTGGGTGTTAGTATTGCAGAAGGAGCAGAAAAAGTTGCCATTATCCCATCTTGTTATGATTTATCAAGTGTGAAAGAGATTGCAAAAAATTCTGAATCAATGATCTTTCTTAAAGACGGACGATATTTTGATCAAGTAATTGAAGTCTTAAAGGAATCAGGATTCCCAGATAATTCAATTTTTGCAATTGGGCAAGATCTTGGAACAGAAAATGAGATAATTCGAAAAATGACTTTGGGTGAAGTAAATGATTCATCTTTAACTACAAAATATTTTTCAATTTTGGTGGTCAAACGTGTCTGA